Proteins encoded within one genomic window of Novosphingobium sp. EMRT-2:
- a CDS encoding DUF159 family protein encodes MAPAYRIDASARQIAENLGADAAGDVWQGGTVVPGGYAPVIVTTRENGRHLVPRQWGVPPPPRGEYLVPFVRNLDSPFWIGTLRHAQFRCLVPMTHYRRGDSWFTDPAAPLLAVAGIWRDSEIPSFAILTSGASGPLPVILRPETYDVWLRADIKIARHLIEEPPC; translated from the coding sequence ATGGCGCCGGCCTATCGTATCGATGCTTCGGCGCGGCAGATCGCCGAGAATCTGGGGGCCGATGCCGCCGGCGATGTGTGGCAGGGCGGTACGGTCGTGCCCGGCGGCTACGCGCCGGTGATCGTGACCACCCGGGAGAATGGGCGCCACCTCGTCCCGCGCCAATGGGGTGTCCCGCCGCCTCCCCGCGGCGAATACCTGGTCCCGTTCGTGCGCAACCTGGATAGCCCGTTCTGGATCGGCACGCTGCGGCACGCGCAGTTCCGTTGCCTCGTGCCCATGACGCATTATCGCCGAGGCGATAGCTGGTTCACCGATCCCGCGGCGCCGCTGCTCGCCGTGGCTGGCATATGGCGGGATTCCGAGATTCCGAGCTTTGCCATCCTGACTTCGGGCGCGTCCGGCCCGCTGCCGGTCATCCTGCGGCCCGAAACATACGACGTCTGGCTGCGGGCCGATATCAAGATTGCCCGCCATCTGATCGAGGAGCCTCCGTGCTGA
- a CDS encoding pentapeptide repeat-containing protein, whose product MMISNTDHARTADGLTLARADIVALTAGDNPGTAHLVGCDLDGADLSDLDLAGWRFERCTLRRAGLARARLEGTQWLACRAPFASFLGADLTDAVIQSCDFNNADLRQARLTSARLTGSKLTGADLTDARIIDLHCEEVLLAGAKLAGLSFRKQRLRHLDFSQADLRKADLRETVFEACSLRDATLTGARFEKADLRGADLGGLRLTDVALFRGATISREQAGQLIAELGLRLG is encoded by the coding sequence ATGATGATCTCCAACACGGACCATGCGCGGACGGCCGACGGACTAACGCTGGCGCGCGCCGATATCGTCGCACTGACGGCCGGCGATAACCCGGGCACGGCGCATCTTGTCGGCTGCGATCTGGACGGGGCGGACCTCAGCGATCTCGATCTTGCCGGCTGGCGGTTCGAACGGTGTACGTTGCGGCGGGCCGGCCTGGCCAGGGCGAGGCTGGAAGGCACGCAATGGCTCGCCTGTCGCGCACCGTTCGCCAGCTTCCTTGGCGCCGATCTCACCGATGCCGTGATCCAGTCATGCGACTTCAACAACGCGGACTTGAGGCAGGCCCGCCTGACCAGCGCGCGGTTGACGGGCAGCAAGCTGACGGGCGCCGACCTCACGGATGCGCGGATCATCGACCTCCATTGCGAGGAAGTGCTGCTCGCCGGCGCCAAGCTCGCTGGGCTGAGCTTTCGCAAGCAGCGCCTGCGGCATCTCGATTTCAGCCAGGCCGATCTGCGGAAGGCCGATTTGCGCGAAACCGTGTTCGAGGCGTGCAGCCTGCGCGATGCCACGCTGACAGGCGCCCGCTTCGAAAAGGCCGATCTGCGCGGAGCGGATCTGGGCGGATTGCGACTCACCGATGTGGCGCTGTTCCGCGGCGCGACCATATCACGCGAGCAAGCCGGACAACTGATTGCCGAACTCGGACTGAGGCTTGGCTAG
- a CDS encoding efflux transporter outer membrane subunit produces MRRSAIHSLPVALCAALAACAGPHIETAQVAPVVAPTEWRVDTAQSGLVEPAWWQAFGDPVMTGLVERALAGNPDIAIAAARVRDARAQEMAARAALLPTLDATGASAQSRSVNAFGKPVEQTAAQPQLQVAWEVDLFGRLSDQASAARSAWFASEAARDAVHLSIASAVASGYITLRALDARLEVARETLTARAQALNLMRRRTDAGYASRLELEQAEAEYQSAAQIIPAIEQGIARQENGLRVLAGDLPGDVARGTTLAALREPAIPEALPSELLRRRPDVAQAEWQLAGADHALAAARKRFLPQVRLSASAGAALSTLLADPITIWSAGGSVLAPLFEGGRLRAGAESAAAQRDAAAYAYRKVALNAFREVNDALVGAVRTDEQAAILTAQRDALARAYRHASARYAAGYSPYLEQLDAQRGLLAAELALIQARSDALTARVALFQALGGGWLPERAATDSQNGK; encoded by the coding sequence ATGCGCCGTTCCGCGATCCATTCGCTTCCGGTGGCGCTCTGTGCCGCGCTGGCGGCGTGCGCCGGCCCGCATATCGAGACGGCGCAGGTGGCGCCCGTGGTGGCGCCGACAGAATGGCGGGTCGATACCGCGCAGTCCGGCCTGGTCGAACCGGCGTGGTGGCAGGCGTTCGGGGACCCCGTGATGACCGGGCTGGTCGAACGGGCGCTGGCCGGCAATCCCGATATCGCCATCGCGGCCGCGCGCGTGCGCGATGCGCGGGCGCAGGAGATGGCGGCGCGCGCCGCCTTGCTGCCCACGCTGGATGCCACCGGCGCGTCGGCCCAATCGCGCAGCGTCAATGCCTTCGGCAAGCCGGTAGAGCAGACGGCCGCGCAACCGCAGCTGCAGGTGGCATGGGAAGTCGATCTGTTCGGCCGCCTGTCCGATCAGGCGTCGGCAGCCCGGTCCGCGTGGTTCGCCAGCGAGGCGGCGCGCGATGCCGTGCATCTGTCGATCGCGTCAGCGGTGGCCAGCGGGTATATCACCCTGCGCGCGCTCGATGCCCGGCTGGAGGTCGCGCGCGAGACGCTCACGGCCCGCGCGCAGGCGCTGAACCTGATGCGCCGCCGGACCGATGCGGGCTATGCCTCGCGGCTGGAACTGGAGCAGGCCGAAGCGGAATACCAGTCTGCCGCGCAGATCATCCCGGCGATCGAACAGGGCATAGCCCGGCAGGAAAACGGATTGCGCGTGCTGGCGGGTGATCTTCCCGGCGATGTCGCGCGCGGCACCACGCTGGCCGCGCTGCGCGAACCGGCGATTCCGGAGGCGCTGCCCTCCGAACTGCTGCGTCGCCGCCCCGATGTCGCGCAGGCGGAATGGCAGCTGGCCGGTGCCGATCATGCTCTGGCTGCGGCGCGCAAGCGCTTCCTGCCCCAAGTGCGGCTTTCAGCTTCGGCGGGAGCGGCCCTGTCAACTCTGCTGGCCGACCCGATCACGATCTGGTCGGCGGGTGGAAGCGTGCTGGCGCCGCTGTTCGAAGGCGGGCGCCTGCGCGCCGGCGCGGAAAGCGCGGCAGCACAGCGCGATGCGGCGGCGTACGCCTATCGCAAGGTTGCGCTCAACGCCTTTCGCGAAGTCAACGACGCGCTAGTCGGTGCCGTCCGCACCGACGAACAGGCCGCCATCCTGACCGCGCAGCGCGACGCGCTGGCGCGGGCATACCGGCACGCCAGCGCGCGCTATGCGGCCGGCTATTCGCCCTATCTCGAACAGCTCGATGCCCAGCGCGGTCTGCTCGCCGCGGAACTGGCGCTGATCCAGGCACGCTCCGACGCCTTGACCGCGCGCGTGGCCCTGTTCCAGGCGCTGGGTGGCGGATGGCTGCCCGAAAGGGCAGCTACCGATTCCCAGAACGGGAAGTGA
- a CDS encoding HlyD family secretion protein, with translation MTDQGPSETIRAEPAPADPQVNPVPNGWRPPAKSRLTVIVIAAIAVAAALAILYAWQLPPFAGWSEGTDNAYVRGRVTVISPQVSGYVTSVPVRDFAQVKAGQVLATIDDRIYAARVEQAKANLAAQLAALANSQQSQRAREAALTGQEAGIANAQAQLVRAEADMKRANALVADGSISERERDQTRAALLAAQAGVRQASATQQVGQQDVRSVLVGRGGLEAAVEGAKAQLRLAQVDLDNTVIRAPSDGQLSEIGVRNGAFVTAGTQLMFLVPNDFWIIANFKEAQTSGMRIGQPVTFRVDALNGTKLTGKVENLSPAAGSEFAVLKPDNATGNFVKIPQRIAVRIRIDPGQAAAARLRPGMSVEVRVATRH, from the coding sequence ATGACGGATCAGGGGCCAAGCGAAACGATCAGGGCGGAACCGGCCCCGGCCGATCCACAGGTCAACCCCGTGCCCAACGGCTGGAGGCCGCCAGCCAAGAGCCGCCTGACCGTGATCGTCATCGCCGCGATCGCCGTGGCGGCGGCGCTGGCGATCCTTTACGCTTGGCAATTGCCCCCGTTCGCGGGCTGGAGCGAGGGCACGGACAACGCCTATGTCCGGGGCAGGGTCACCGTGATCAGCCCGCAGGTGAGCGGCTATGTGACGTCCGTGCCGGTTCGCGACTTCGCGCAGGTGAAGGCCGGGCAGGTGCTGGCCACGATCGATGACCGCATCTATGCCGCGCGCGTCGAACAGGCCAAGGCCAACCTGGCCGCGCAACTGGCCGCGCTTGCCAATTCGCAACAGAGCCAGCGCGCGCGCGAAGCGGCGCTGACCGGGCAGGAAGCCGGGATCGCCAACGCGCAAGCGCAGCTCGTGCGGGCGGAGGCGGACATGAAGCGCGCGAACGCGCTGGTGGCTGACGGATCGATTTCCGAACGCGAGCGCGACCAGACGCGTGCCGCGTTGCTGGCCGCGCAGGCGGGCGTCCGGCAGGCATCGGCAACGCAGCAGGTCGGCCAGCAGGACGTGCGTTCGGTGCTGGTCGGCCGGGGCGGGCTGGAAGCGGCGGTGGAAGGGGCGAAGGCGCAGCTCCGGTTGGCGCAGGTCGATCTCGACAACACCGTGATCCGCGCGCCGTCGGACGGCCAGCTGTCCGAGATCGGGGTGCGCAACGGGGCCTTCGTCACGGCGGGCACGCAGCTCATGTTCCTGGTGCCCAACGACTTCTGGATCATCGCCAACTTCAAGGAAGCGCAGACCAGCGGCATGCGGATCGGGCAGCCGGTGACGTTCCGGGTCGACGCGCTGAACGGAACGAAGCTGACGGGCAAGGTGGAGAACCTCTCGCCAGCGGCGGGGTCCGAATTCGCGGTGCTCAAGCCGGACAACGCCACCGGCAACTTCGTCAAGATTCCCCAGCGGATCGCGGTGCGCATACGCATCGATCCTGGGCAGGCGGCGGCGGCCCGCCTGCGGCCGGGCATGTCGGTCGAAGTGCGCGTGGCGACGAGGCACTGA
- a CDS encoding MFS transporter has protein sequence MDGQDVYQFKPHERPTLPGSPANPDHPARRRVGYFAVGVLIGVTAGLGNALVAVNLNFAQGTLGLYSNEAAWLTAAYLMTNTTANLLLVKFRQQFGLQSFVRYMLGAYALATLLHLFVHGFWSSVLVRAASGMAAAALTSLTILYLMQAMPAPKRLVGVMLGISIPQLATPLARVLSPGLLEWGDWHMLYWFELGLALAMLAAIMVLPLPPSERFKVFERADFLTFALLGPGLWLLIAALTQGRIEWWTDRAWIGWALAGSMVMIAGALLIEHFRENPLINTRWLGTREMLRLMAVAASVRILLSEQAFGSVGLLNVVGMINDQMVTLNLVIVLASIAGMTVAVLTFNPENLTRPIIVSAVLIAIGAYIDAGSTNLSRPEMFYFSQALIGFASLLFMAQAMVIGMARTLLAGPRNFISFVVLFSLSQSIGGLVGTAALGTFETMREKYHSHELVQDVVMTDPQVALRVRAGSGAVAPVIGDPALRSAEGVALLSQQTTREAHILAFDDLFLVVCVLAVAAALWGVAIRRAILRRHEISPVILLQQKMAEQAAAMASPATGRNGESA, from the coding sequence GTGGACGGACAGGACGTCTATCAGTTCAAACCGCATGAACGGCCCACCCTGCCAGGGTCGCCCGCCAATCCCGATCATCCCGCGCGGCGGCGCGTGGGGTATTTCGCGGTCGGTGTGCTGATTGGCGTGACCGCGGGCCTGGGCAATGCGCTGGTGGCGGTCAATCTCAACTTCGCGCAGGGCACGCTGGGCCTCTATTCCAACGAGGCGGCCTGGCTGACGGCGGCCTATCTTATGACCAACACCACGGCGAACCTGCTGCTGGTGAAGTTCCGGCAACAGTTCGGCCTGCAGAGTTTCGTCCGGTACATGCTGGGCGCCTATGCGCTGGCGACGCTGCTGCACTTGTTCGTCCACGGCTTCTGGTCGTCGGTGCTGGTGCGCGCGGCCAGCGGCATGGCGGCGGCGGCGCTCACGTCGCTGACCATCCTCTATCTGATGCAGGCCATGCCCGCGCCCAAGCGGCTGGTCGGGGTGATGCTGGGCATCTCCATCCCGCAACTGGCGACGCCGCTGGCGCGCGTGCTTTCGCCGGGCCTGCTGGAATGGGGCGACTGGCACATGCTGTACTGGTTCGAACTGGGGCTGGCGCTGGCCATGCTGGCCGCGATCATGGTGCTGCCCCTGCCGCCGAGCGAGCGGTTCAAGGTGTTCGAGCGCGCCGATTTTCTCACCTTCGCGCTGCTCGGGCCTGGCCTGTGGCTGCTGATCGCGGCGCTGACGCAGGGCCGCATCGAATGGTGGACCGACCGCGCGTGGATCGGGTGGGCGCTGGCCGGCAGCATGGTGATGATCGCGGGGGCGCTGCTGATCGAGCATTTTCGCGAGAACCCGCTGATCAACACGCGCTGGCTGGGCACGCGCGAGATGCTGCGGCTGATGGCCGTGGCGGCCTCCGTGCGCATTCTGCTGTCGGAACAGGCGTTCGGGTCGGTGGGCCTGCTCAACGTGGTGGGCATGATCAACGACCAGATGGTGACGCTGAACCTGGTGATCGTGCTGGCCTCGATCGCAGGCATGACCGTGGCGGTGCTGACCTTCAATCCCGAGAATTTGACGCGCCCGATCATCGTGTCCGCCGTGCTGATCGCGATCGGCGCTTACATCGATGCGGGATCGACCAACCTCAGCCGGCCGGAGATGTTCTATTTCAGCCAGGCGCTGATCGGGTTCGCCTCGCTGCTGTTCATGGCGCAGGCGATGGTGATCGGCATGGCCCGGACGCTGCTGGCCGGGCCGCGCAATTTCATCAGCTTCGTGGTTCTGTTTAGCCTGAGCCAAAGCATAGGCGGCCTTGTCGGCACCGCCGCCCTCGGCACGTTCGAGACGATGCGGGAGAAGTACCATTCGCACGAGCTGGTGCAGGACGTGGTCATGACCGACCCGCAGGTGGCGTTGCGCGTGCGGGCAGGTTCGGGCGCGGTCGCGCCGGTGATCGGCGACCCGGCGCTGCGGAGCGCGGAAGGCGTTGCCCTGCTTTCGCAGCAGACCACGCGCGAGGCGCATATTCTTGCCTTTGACGATCTGTTTCTGGTGGTCTGCGTGCTGGCGGTGGCGGCGGCGCTGTGGGGCGTGGCGATCCGCCGCGCGATCCTGCGACGGCACGAGATTTCGCCAGTGATTCTCCTGCAACAGAAGATGGCCGAGCAGGCGGCCGCGATGGCGAGTCCCGCCACGGGGCGAAACGGGGAAAGCGCATGA
- a CDS encoding amidohydrolase → MTDLLLVNAKVTTLDRANPVAEAVAIRDGRFLTVGSEAEVRAAALPDAQVIDAGGRRVIPGLIDSHMHIIRGGLNFNMELRWDGVPSLAEVMTMLKQQVDRTPAPQWVRVVGGFTEHQFAEKRLPTIAELNAVAPDTPVFILHLYDRALLNAAALRVVGYTKDTPNPPGGEIVRDAAGNPTGLLLAQPNATILYSTLAKGPKLPEDYQINSTRHFMRDVNSLGVTGVIDAGGGFQNYPDDYRIIEKLHQDGELTVRISYNLFTQKPKEELADFSGWVKQVSPGQGDDSYRHNGAGEMLVYSAADFEDFRVARPDMPPSMEGDLEPVIRLLAEHRWPWRLHATYDQTIGRALDVYEKVHRDIPLTGINWFFDHAETISDRNIDRIAALGGGIAVQHRMAYQGEYFVERYGARAAERTPPITKMIAAGIPVGAGTDATRVASYNPWVSLSWLVTGRTVGGLTLYPGANRVSREKALAMWTYENTWFSNEVGKKGQIKAEQLADLAVLSDDYFSVPEHAIVHIRSVLTLLGGKVVHGEGDYAPLAPALPRPMPDWSPVATFGGYHKTPEARAKLASACGCHSACGVHGHDHAAALGASVPAADVQTFWGALGCGCWAV, encoded by the coding sequence ATGACCGACCTTCTCCTCGTCAACGCCAAGGTAACGACGCTTGATCGCGCCAATCCGGTGGCGGAGGCTGTTGCGATCCGGGATGGCCGGTTTCTGACCGTCGGTAGCGAAGCGGAGGTTCGCGCCGCGGCCCTGCCCGATGCGCAAGTGATCGACGCCGGGGGTCGCCGCGTCATTCCCGGTCTGATCGACAGCCACATGCACATCATCCGCGGTGGTCTGAACTTCAACATGGAACTGCGCTGGGACGGCGTGCCCTCGCTGGCCGAGGTGATGACCATGCTGAAGCAGCAGGTCGATCGCACCCCCGCGCCGCAATGGGTGCGCGTGGTGGGCGGCTTCACCGAGCACCAGTTCGCCGAGAAGCGCCTGCCGACGATCGCCGAGCTCAACGCCGTCGCGCCCGATACGCCGGTGTTCATCCTGCACCTCTACGACCGCGCCCTGCTCAACGCCGCCGCGCTGCGCGTGGTGGGCTACACCAAGGACACGCCCAATCCGCCCGGTGGCGAGATCGTGCGCGATGCGGCGGGCAACCCGACCGGCCTGCTGCTGGCCCAGCCCAACGCCACGATCCTCTATTCTACGCTGGCCAAGGGACCCAAACTTCCCGAGGATTATCAGATCAATTCCACCCGCCACTTCATGCGCGATGTGAACAGTCTGGGCGTGACCGGCGTGATCGATGCCGGCGGCGGGTTCCAGAACTATCCCGACGACTACCGGATCATCGAGAAGCTGCACCAGGACGGCGAACTGACCGTGCGCATCAGCTACAACCTGTTCACGCAGAAGCCGAAGGAGGAACTCGCCGACTTCAGCGGATGGGTGAAGCAGGTCAGCCCCGGCCAGGGCGACGACAGCTACCGCCACAACGGCGCGGGCGAGATGCTGGTCTATTCCGCGGCCGACTTCGAGGACTTCCGCGTCGCCCGGCCCGACATGCCGCCCAGCATGGAAGGCGATCTCGAACCGGTCATCCGCCTGCTCGCCGAACACCGCTGGCCTTGGCGCCTCCACGCCACCTACGACCAGACCATCGGCCGCGCGCTCGATGTGTACGAGAAGGTCCATCGCGATATCCCGCTGACCGGGATCAACTGGTTCTTCGACCATGCCGAGACGATCAGCGACCGCAATATCGACCGCATCGCCGCGCTGGGCGGCGGCATCGCCGTGCAGCACCGCATGGCCTATCAGGGCGAATACTTCGTCGAACGCTATGGCGCCAGGGCGGCCGAGCGCACCCCGCCGATCACGAAGATGATTGCCGCGGGCATCCCGGTGGGCGCGGGCACGGATGCCACGCGCGTCGCCAGCTACAACCCGTGGGTGTCGCTGTCCTGGCTGGTCACCGGGCGCACGGTGGGCGGGCTCACGCTCTATCCCGGTGCCAACCGCGTCAGCCGGGAAAAGGCTCTGGCGATGTGGACTTACGAGAATACGTGGTTTTCCAACGAAGTGGGGAAGAAAGGTCAGATCAAGGCGGAGCAGCTTGCCGATCTGGCGGTGCTGTCGGACGATTACTTCAGCGTGCCCGAGCACGCGATCGTCCACATCCGCTCGGTCCTGACGCTGCTGGGCGGCAAGGTCGTCCATGGCGAGGGCGACTATGCACCGCTCGCCCCGGCCCTGCCGCGCCCGATGCCCGACTGGTCCCCGGTCGCGACCTTCGGCGGTTACCATAAGACGCCCGAGGCACGGGCCAAGCTCGCTTCGGCCTGCGGTTGCCACTCCGCCTGCGGCGTCCATGGCCACGATCACGCCGCCGCGCTGGGCGCATCGGTGCCGGCAGCCGACGTGCAGACCTTCTGGGGCGCGCTCGGCTGCGGCTGCTGGGCCGTTTGA
- a CDS encoding glyoxalase encodes MRKFTYLAAISLVLSAPTSFARDTAATDYAVGPQYDTTHVYVPEDAFDTFVASFVATFGGSTSKQGEFQVTPTKSLTKSQLALTPAGTVSTFGFKTPIPYPFGDERTGYLVTDMDAAIASAVKHGAVRRLDAFPDPIGRDVVIQWPGGVNMQLYWHTAKPSYAPLATVPENRIYLTADAADRFIASWTGFAHGRVTADNRAASGAEVGQPGKTIRRVAIDSGYGRMVVFVTDGQLPWPYGRDMTGYETADLAATLTRAKAAGVETLVAPFTANARQSAIVRFPGGYIAEIHAAAAQ; translated from the coding sequence ATGAGAAAGTTTACTTATCTCGCTGCTATTAGCTTGGTTCTTTCTGCTCCAACCTCTTTCGCGCGCGATACGGCCGCCACCGACTACGCCGTCGGGCCGCAGTACGACACGACCCATGTCTACGTGCCCGAAGACGCCTTCGACACCTTCGTCGCCAGCTTCGTCGCCACCTTCGGCGGCAGCACCAGCAAGCAGGGCGAATTCCAGGTCACGCCCACCAAGAGCCTGACCAAGTCGCAGCTTGCGCTGACGCCCGCTGGCACGGTGTCCACCTTCGGCTTCAAGACGCCGATCCCCTACCCCTTCGGCGACGAGCGCACCGGCTATCTGGTCACCGACATGGACGCCGCCATCGCTTCCGCGGTGAAGCATGGCGCGGTGCGCCGGCTCGATGCCTTTCCCGATCCGATCGGCCGCGACGTGGTGATCCAGTGGCCGGGCGGCGTGAACATGCAACTCTACTGGCACACCGCCAAGCCGAGCTACGCGCCGCTCGCCACCGTGCCCGAGAACCGCATTTATCTGACGGCCGATGCCGCCGACCGCTTCATCGCGAGCTGGACCGGCTTCGCGCACGGCCGGGTCACGGCGGACAACCGCGCCGCGTCGGGGGCCGAGGTGGGCCAGCCTGGCAAGACGATCCGCCGCGTCGCGATCGACAGCGGCTATGGCCGGATGGTCGTCTTCGTCACCGACGGGCAGCTTCCCTGGCCCTATGGCCGCGACATGACCGGCTACGAGACGGCGGATCTGGCCGCCACGCTGACGCGGGCCAAGGCCGCCGGTGTCGAGACGCTGGTCGCCCCGTTCACCGCCAACGCCCGCCAGAGCGCGATTGTGCGCTTCCCCGGCGGCTACATCGCCGAAATCCACGCCGCGGCGGCGCAGTGA
- a CDS encoding DoxX family protein: protein MAADAPPRFVDQLLGWTPTWFVARLLLVSAYLLGGVTKLADWPGALAEQAHFGLHPAGLWAALTILVEIIGPLLILAGRLVWLGAGMLGVFTVLAAMVANAFWTLPTGADRFMATNAFFEHLGLAGGFVLVALVARQAR, encoded by the coding sequence ATGGCCGCCGATGCCCCGCCCCGCTTCGTGGACCAGCTGCTCGGCTGGACGCCGACGTGGTTCGTCGCCCGCCTACTGCTGGTCAGCGCCTACCTTCTGGGCGGCGTGACCAAACTAGCGGACTGGCCCGGCGCCCTGGCGGAGCAGGCGCATTTTGGGTTACATCCCGCTGGTTTATGGGCCGCTCTTACCATTCTTGTCGAGATCATCGGTCCGCTGCTGATCCTTGCCGGCCGCCTCGTCTGGCTGGGCGCCGGCATGCTCGGCGTGTTCACAGTACTGGCCGCGATGGTGGCCAACGCCTTCTGGACCCTGCCCACCGGCGCGGACCGGTTCATGGCGACCAACGCCTTCTTCGAGCACCTCGGGCTGGCGGGCGGCTTCGTGCTGGTGGCGCTGGTGGCGCGACAGGCCCGGTGA
- a CDS encoding alginate export family protein, translating into MARRVLLALLLVVLSLLRPAPAAAQTAEAWQAPTLSITRYDEDWSDLADAAKRAHHWTGPFKYIPLGGDAWLSTGIEVRLRNENNRNALWGGAQAPDDSFLWVRALPYADLHAGPVRLFAQPIVAYAAGVAPAPGPVDRTGIDLLQGFAEVDAGPVTLRAGRQMLSLGTERLVGTRYGPNVPLAFDGVRAIVTHGQAQLSLLAVKPVLSRPGNFDDRTSPTKALWGAYVTVPGVDLYYLGYRNRDARFGAAQGRERRHSFGARLHGARAGWHWNVEGVYQFGDFAGRPIAAWTLGSEVGRAVPLGRLSPDLTVRFNVVSGDRNPRDNHLGTFNALFPKGKYFGELSPVGPTNIVSLNPRISAPLGKGWSGSIAAMAYWRYTAGDGVYDIPGNLIRAPGTSHARFIGKEAEATLAWQTTAELELSASLSVFTPGTFIRETGPAHTITMIGFESNFRF; encoded by the coding sequence ATGGCGCGCCGCGTCCTCCTCGCGCTGCTGCTCGTCGTGCTGTCTTTGCTACGGCCCGCCCCAGCGGCCGCCCAGACCGCCGAAGCCTGGCAGGCGCCCACGCTGAGCATCACGCGCTATGACGAGGACTGGTCGGACCTGGCCGACGCGGCAAAGCGCGCCCACCACTGGACCGGCCCCTTCAAATACATCCCGCTGGGCGGTGATGCCTGGCTATCCACGGGCATCGAGGTGCGCCTGCGCAACGAGAACAACCGCAACGCGCTGTGGGGCGGCGCGCAGGCGCCCGACGACAGCTTCCTGTGGGTGCGCGCGCTGCCCTATGCCGATCTCCATGCCGGGCCGGTGCGCCTGTTCGCCCAGCCCATCGTCGCCTATGCCGCCGGCGTCGCTCCCGCCCCCGGTCCGGTCGACCGCACCGGGATCGACCTGCTGCAAGGCTTCGCCGAAGTCGACGCGGGGCCGGTCACGCTGCGCGCCGGGCGCCAGATGCTCTCGCTTGGCACCGAACGGCTCGTCGGCACCCGCTATGGCCCGAACGTGCCGCTGGCCTTCGATGGCGTGCGCGCCATCGTTACCCACGGGCAGGCCCAGCTCAGCCTGCTGGCGGTGAAGCCGGTGCTCTCGCGCCCCGGCAACTTCGACGATCGCACGTCCCCCACCAAGGCGCTGTGGGGCGCTTACGTCACGGTGCCGGGCGTCGACCTCTACTATCTCGGCTATCGCAACCGCGATGCCCGGTTCGGCGCTGCGCAAGGCCGCGAACGCCGCCACAGCTTTGGTGCGCGGCTCCACGGCGCGCGCGCCGGCTGGCACTGGAATGTCGAGGGCGTCTATCAGTTCGGCGATTTTGCGGGGCGACCGATCGCGGCTTGGACGCTGGGTAGCGAAGTGGGCCGCGCCGTGCCGCTGGGCCGCCTCTCGCCCGACCTGACCGTGCGCTTCAACGTGGTCAGCGGCGACCGCAATCCGCGCGATAATCATCTCGGCACGTTCAACGCGCTGTTCCCCAAGGGCAAGTACTTCGGCGAGCTTTCTCCCGTGGGGCCGACCAACATCGTCAGCCTCAATCCCCGGATCAGCGCGCCGCTGGGCAAGGGATGGTCCGGCAGCATCGCCGCCATGGCCTATTGGCGCTACACGGCCGGCGATGGCGTCTATGACATTCCCGGCAACCTGATCCGCGCGCCCGGCACCAGCCACGCCCGCTTCATCGGCAAGGAAGCCGAAGCCACGCTCGCATGGCAAACCACCGCCGAACTGGAACTGTCCGCCTCCCTCTCGGTCTTCACACCGGGAACCTTCATCCGCGAAACCGGCCCCGCGCACACCATCACCATGATCGGCTTCGAAAGCAATTTCCGCTTTTAG
- a CDS encoding YoaK family protein, with the protein MSESGKPSTSPLPGLLLLLSVTTGLVDAVSVLGLGKVFTANMTGNIVFLGFAAAGTPGFRIAPYLVALLAFFGGALLAGRVGQRFGREPLRRWLTISALIETIALWLAAAVALTFRVPAQEPEAALFAIIALTAIAMGFRNATVRQLKVPDLTTTVLTLTITGIAADSHLAGGGNPNLSRRLGAILAIFAGAAGGALMVIHAGLALPLCVAGAIIMGGTLACVRHPAAAMPHANG; encoded by the coding sequence ATGTCTGAATCCGGTAAACCATCGACCTCGCCCCTTCCGGGCCTGCTGCTGCTGCTGTCGGTCACCACCGGGCTGGTCGATGCGGTCAGCGTGCTGGGGCTGGGCAAGGTGTTCACCGCCAACATGACCGGGAACATCGTCTTCCTGGGCTTCGCCGCCGCCGGCACCCCCGGCTTCCGCATTGCACCCTATCTTGTCGCGCTGCTCGCCTTCTTCGGCGGCGCGCTGTTGGCAGGCCGGGTTGGCCAGCGGTTCGGCCGCGAGCCGCTGCGCCGCTGGCTTACCATCTCCGCCCTGATCGAGACCATCGCCCTGTGGCTGGCGGCTGCAGTGGCGCTGACCTTCCGCGTGCCGGCGCAGGAGCCGGAGGCGGCACTGTTCGCGATCATCGCGCTGACCGCCATCGCCATGGGGTTCCGCAACGCCACCGTTCGCCAGCTCAAGGTGCCGGACCTCACCACCACCGTCCTGACGCTCACCATCACCGGCATCGCCGCCGATTCCCATCTGGCGGGTGGCGGCAATCCCAATCTTTCCCGCAGGCTCGGGGCGATCCTGGCCATTTTCGCGGGCGCGGCCGGGGGTGCGCTGATGGTCATCCATGCCGGGCTTGCCCTGCCGTTGTGCGTGGCGGGGGCGATCATCATGGGCGGCACGCTCGCCTGCGTGCGCCATCCCGCCGCGGCCATGCCCCACGCCAACGGATAG